ATTGCATCTATTGGTCACGTCTAATGCAATAGTACGTAATTTTTCAGGAGAATTATGTGCCTGTCTTTCGTGCAGTAAATATTTATCTTGAAACATATCGCCAAGGAATAATTTATTAAATTTTCAGAGTCAAATCATCAATGTCCTCAAAAAAACAACTGCATGCCAACCACTAAAACAACCATAAAGATTAGTGTCATCCCGGTCCCGGCGCGCAGATAATCAACAGCCTTCAAACCCGCAGGACGCATAATCAGGGCATTCACCTGATGCGTGGGCAAGATAAATGTATTTGAAGCCGCAAGTGCGACAGTCATGGCGGCAACTCGCGGATCAGCACCGCACGATAGAGCAAGGTTCATTGATAATGGAACAAGCAGAACCGTGGCACCGACATTGGAAGTGAAGAGAGTAAAGAATGAAGTCAACAGCCCGATACAGATAAGCAGCACCGTCGGTGAAGGCACTCCTACTGCATTCATGAGCATATCGGCAATCATCTTTGCTGCTCCGGTATTCTCAAAAGCCAAACCGAGCGGGATAAGTCCGGCAAGCAGAAATACAGTCATCCAGTCCACAGAACGATAAGCTTCGTCAATAGTAAGCACGCGACCCAGAATCATGCTCATGGCCCCGAACAGCAGAGAAATTGAAAGCTGAATATCCAGCACCAAAATCATAAACATGGTCACCGCAAGGCAGGCTAAAGCGAATAGAGCCTTGCTCTCCCGCAACAACTCACCTTTAATCGGTTCGGTAAAAATGAGATCATTCTGATCCTTGAACTGATGAAAAGCACTCCACTTTCCGTGCAGCAACAATGCGTTTCCTTCACTTACAACCAGATTAGATAAATCGCTGATTATCATCTCATGACCGCTGAATACCGCCAGCGGCACTACCCCATATTTTTTACGCAGCTGAATTTCGCCGACAGTCATGCCGACCATTTGCGATCTGGGTGAAATTATGCCTTCCATAATTCCGGCATTAGTAGGGGCTAGATCGTCAGCAAAGACCTTGATTTCGGGCAAAATTATCCACCCGAAATCTGCTGACAACTTTTCAATGAACATAGCCTCACCAATCACCGCGATTGTATCCCCCGGACAGAGTGTATCTTCCGGGCGGGGTGCAACATTTCGTTTATGGGTGACGGAGTTGTATGAGGCAAGGACAGAGCAGGCATAATTTGAACGAATCTGCAATTCAGAAAGACACTGTTCATGAAAGCCATAATCGGGAATCTTCATTTCATAAATCTCACCCACATCATGG
This Desulfovibrio sp. JC022 DNA region includes the following protein-coding sequences:
- a CDS encoding SLC13 family permease; protein product: MSITPDIILVLAVLFLVVLFFVFEWVRVDMVGIMVMVCLPLLGLVTPQQAISGLSSNAVVSIIAVIIIGAGLDKTGVMNKLAQLILRFAGKDENKITSMVSATVAGISGFMQNIGAAALFMPAARRISTQTGVPASHILLPMAFCAIIGGTLTLVGSSPLILLNDLLTVRGVSYEHFGMFSMTPIGIMLIVSALIYFSVFGKWILPRSKAGKVSGPLSPLLDKTYHDVGEIYEMKIPDYGFHEQCLSELQIRSNYACSVLASYNSVTHKRNVAPRPEDTLCPGDTIAVIGEAMFIEKLSADFGWIILPEIKVFADDLAPTNAGIMEGIISPRSQMVGMTVGEIQLRKKYGVVPLAVFSGHEMIISDLSNLVVSEGNALLLHGKWSAFHQFKDQNDLIFTEPIKGELLRESKALFALACLAVTMFMILVLDIQLSISLLFGAMSMILGRVLTIDEAYRSVDWMTVFLLAGLIPLGLAFENTGAAKMIADMLMNAVGVPSPTVLLICIGLLTSFFTLFTSNVGATVLLVPLSMNLALSCGADPRVAAMTVALAASNTFILPTHQVNALIMRPAGLKAVDYLRAGTGMTLIFMVVLVVGMQLFF